Proteins from one Mycolicibacter virginiensis genomic window:
- a CDS encoding acyltransferase: protein MTTMWGAPIHKRWRGSRLRDPRQAKFLTLASLRWVLANRAYTPWYLVRYWRLLKFKLANPHIITRGMVFLGKGVEIQATPEMSYMEIGRWVHIGDKNTIRAHEGSLRFGDKVVLGRDNVINTYLDIELGDSVLMADWCYVCDFDHKMDDINVPIKDQGIIKSPVRIGPDTWIAAKVTILRDTSVGRGCVLGAHAVVKGVIPDYSIAVGAPAKVVKNRKLAWETSAAERAELAAALADIERKKAAQG from the coding sequence ATGACGACGATGTGGGGTGCTCCGATCCACAAACGCTGGCGGGGTTCGCGCCTGCGTGACCCGCGCCAGGCCAAATTCCTCACGCTGGCCTCGCTGCGCTGGGTACTGGCTAATCGGGCCTACACACCGTGGTACCTGGTGCGCTACTGGCGGCTGCTGAAGTTCAAGCTGGCCAACCCGCACATCATCACCCGCGGCATGGTTTTCCTGGGTAAGGGCGTGGAGATCCAGGCCACCCCGGAGATGTCATACATGGAGATCGGTCGCTGGGTGCACATCGGCGACAAGAACACCATCCGGGCCCATGAGGGCTCGCTGCGATTCGGCGACAAAGTGGTGCTGGGGCGCGACAACGTCATCAACACCTATCTCGACATCGAGCTCGGTGATTCCGTGCTGATGGCCGACTGGTGCTACGTCTGCGACTTCGACCACAAGATGGACGACATCAACGTGCCGATCAAGGACCAGGGCATCATCAAGAGCCCGGTGCGGATCGGCCCGGACACTTGGATAGCCGCGAAGGTCACCATCCTGCGTGACACCAGCGTCGGTCGCGGATGCGTCCTCGGCGCCCACGCGGTGGTCAAGGGCGTCATTCCCGACTACTCGATCGCGGTCGGGGCGCCGGCCAAGGTGGTCAAGAACCGCAAACTGGCCTGGGAGACCTCGGCCGCCGAGCGCGCCGAGCTGGCCGCCGCGCTGGCCGATATCGAACGCAAGAAGGCCGCCCAGGGCTGA
- a CDS encoding FAD-dependent oxidoreductase produces MTRPRVVIAGLGDSGVLTAIRLAKHADVVGVSVKPALVSGQELGLRLSRPQQWARDYWLPFDRFPRLDAVRTVHGAVSGVDLDGRTLTVACADGVSRDEPYDALIIATGVSNGFWRRPTMQSAGDVAAELTAAHARLATAGSVIVVGGGAAAVSSAANIARTWPAKRVDLYFPGPRPLREHHPRVWRTVEGRLLDARVGLHPDHRALVPEGFGCDRITDDPVRWSTGQDPAAADAVLWAIGKVRPNTDWLPTELLDDAGFVRVSADLRAPGHPTVFAIGDVAATDPLRSSARNRADGLLASNVRAALTGKPLRHYRPPTRRWGSVLGAQPEGLEVFAPSGRAFRFPAWSIERVLYPWIVRRGIYRGVRPNDPLKTARID; encoded by the coding sequence GTGACGCGACCGCGGGTAGTCATAGCGGGGCTGGGCGACAGCGGTGTTCTCACCGCGATCCGGCTGGCCAAGCATGCCGACGTGGTCGGCGTTTCGGTAAAACCCGCCCTGGTGAGCGGCCAGGAGCTGGGCCTGAGGCTGTCCCGCCCACAGCAGTGGGCGCGCGACTACTGGCTGCCGTTCGACCGGTTTCCACGGCTGGATGCGGTGCGCACCGTGCACGGTGCGGTGTCCGGCGTCGACCTGGACGGCAGAACCCTGACCGTCGCGTGTGCCGACGGTGTCAGCCGCGATGAGCCCTATGACGCCCTGATCATCGCGACCGGGGTCAGCAACGGCTTCTGGCGTCGGCCCACCATGCAGTCGGCCGGTGATGTCGCCGCGGAGCTGACCGCTGCACACGCCCGACTTGCCACCGCCGGATCGGTCATCGTGGTGGGCGGCGGTGCGGCGGCGGTCAGCAGCGCCGCCAACATCGCCCGAACCTGGCCGGCCAAACGGGTCGACCTGTACTTCCCGGGTCCGCGCCCGCTGCGTGAGCACCATCCGCGGGTCTGGCGCACCGTCGAGGGCAGATTGCTCGACGCGCGCGTAGGACTGCATCCGGACCACCGCGCCCTGGTGCCCGAGGGTTTCGGCTGCGACCGCATCACCGATGACCCGGTTCGTTGGAGTACCGGTCAGGACCCGGCCGCAGCCGATGCCGTGCTGTGGGCGATCGGGAAGGTGCGACCCAACACCGACTGGTTGCCGACCGAGCTGCTCGACGATGCCGGCTTCGTCCGAGTCTCGGCCGACCTGCGGGCGCCCGGACATCCAACAGTGTTCGCGATCGGCGACGTCGCGGCGACCGACCCGTTGCGCAGCTCGGCCCGCAACCGGGCCGACGGCCTACTGGCAAGCAACGTGCGGGCCGCTCTCACCGGCAAGCCGCTACGGCACTACCGGCCACCCACCCGGCGGTGGGGTTCGGTGCTGGGGGCCCAACCCGAGGGCCTGGAGGTGTTCGCGCCGTCCGGGCGTGCGTTCCGGTTCCCGGCCTGGTCGATCGAGCGGGTGCTGTATCCGTGGATCGTCCGGCGGGGTATCTATCGCGGCGTACGCCCCAACGATCCGCTGAAAACTGCCAGAATCGACTGA
- a CDS encoding PQQ-binding-like beta-propeller repeat protein has translation MVAVAGLLGGCANTDSWVDAAPAPGWPAQYADAANSSHTGTAGATDLQLDWIRSVKGELGAQPAVGVHGWMMLNGQTEAGCSLMQWENADRGRQRWCTRLHQGGGFFGALIDGFDNVYVGQPGAMLSFPPTQWIRWRAPVIGMPSTPRILGDGLLLVVTHLGQVLIFDTHRGAVVGTPLDLVDGVDPTDFRRGLSDCAGARPDCPVAAAPAFSPESNIAVVSLWQPGAKESGLVGLKYHPGGVPLLTQEWSSDAVAAGVLASPVLSADGSTVYVNGRDQRLWAINAADGKARWSVPLKFLAQTPPAVTPGGLIVSGGGPDTELVAYADRGDYAEQVWRREDTVPLSSSSLAGKVGYTVVAGTSLGPAGLSLLVFDPADGHTLNSYPLPEARGFPVGVSVGNDRRVAVATSAGQVFSFAPA, from the coding sequence ATGGTGGCGGTGGCAGGGCTTCTGGGCGGCTGCGCCAACACCGATTCCTGGGTGGATGCCGCGCCCGCTCCGGGCTGGCCCGCCCAGTATGCCGATGCCGCCAACAGCAGTCATACCGGCACCGCCGGAGCCACCGACCTGCAGCTGGACTGGATCCGCTCGGTCAAAGGTGAGCTGGGAGCCCAGCCCGCCGTGGGTGTGCACGGCTGGATGATGCTCAACGGTCAGACCGAGGCGGGTTGCTCGCTGATGCAGTGGGAGAACGCCGACCGCGGCCGGCAGCGCTGGTGCACCCGGCTACATCAAGGCGGCGGGTTCTTCGGCGCGCTCATTGACGGCTTCGACAACGTCTATGTCGGGCAGCCGGGCGCCATGCTTTCGTTTCCGCCCACCCAGTGGATCCGCTGGCGTGCACCGGTGATCGGCATGCCCTCCACGCCCCGGATCCTCGGCGACGGCCTGCTGCTGGTCGTGACCCATTTGGGGCAGGTGCTGATCTTCGACACACACCGCGGCGCGGTCGTCGGCACGCCGCTGGACCTGGTGGACGGTGTCGACCCGACCGACTTCCGGCGCGGCCTGTCCGACTGCGCCGGCGCCCGACCGGACTGCCCGGTCGCCGCCGCACCTGCCTTCTCACCGGAGAGCAACATCGCGGTGGTGAGCCTGTGGCAGCCGGGCGCCAAGGAGTCCGGCCTGGTCGGTCTCAAGTACCACCCGGGCGGCGTCCCGCTGCTCACCCAGGAGTGGAGCAGCGATGCCGTCGCCGCCGGGGTGTTAGCCAGCCCCGTGCTGTCCGCCGACGGTTCCACGGTCTATGTCAACGGACGCGACCAGCGGCTGTGGGCGATCAACGCTGCCGACGGCAAGGCGAGATGGTCAGTGCCGCTGAAGTTCTTGGCTCAAACCCCACCGGCGGTGACACCCGGCGGACTGATCGTCTCGGGCGGTGGCCCCGACACCGAACTGGTTGCCTACGCCGACCGCGGCGACTACGCCGAGCAGGTCTGGCGCCGCGAGGACACCGTGCCGCTGTCCTCGTCGAGTCTGGCCGGCAAGGTGGGCTACACCGTGGTCGCCGGCACCAGCCTGGGACCGGCGGGTTTGTCACTGCTGGTGTTCGACCCGGCCGACGGCCACACCCTCAACAGCTATCCGCT